In Pseudomonas sp. MM213, a genomic segment contains:
- the mtgA gene encoding monofunctional biosynthetic peptidoglycan transglycosylase — protein sequence MLRLFLRRFTKAVLWFAGGSVLLVLIFRVVPPPGTTLMVERKIESWFDGEPIDLQRTWKPWDEISDDLKVAVIAGEDQKFPEHWGFDLGAIRAALAHNELGGSVRGASTLSQQVSKNLFLWSGRSWLRKGLEAWFTGLIEVFWPKQRILEVYLNSVEWDDGVFGAEAAARHHFGVSAKSLSRQQASYLAAVLPNPRVWSASHPTNYVARRAGWIRQQMSQLGGDSYLLGLNDSRRAPWAQ from the coding sequence ATGCTGCGTTTATTTTTACGACGATTTACAAAGGCCGTGCTCTGGTTCGCGGGCGGCAGCGTATTGCTGGTGCTGATTTTCCGCGTGGTGCCGCCACCGGGCACGACGCTGATGGTCGAGCGCAAGATCGAATCCTGGTTCGACGGCGAGCCCATCGACCTGCAACGCACCTGGAAACCCTGGGATGAAATCTCCGACGACCTAAAAGTCGCAGTGATTGCCGGTGAAGATCAGAAATTCCCGGAGCACTGGGGTTTTGACCTCGGCGCGATCCGCGCAGCCCTGGCGCACAACGAGCTGGGTGGTTCGGTTCGCGGCGCCAGCACCTTGAGCCAGCAAGTGTCGAAAAACCTGTTTTTGTGGTCCGGCCGTAGTTGGCTGCGCAAAGGTCTGGAAGCCTGGTTTACCGGGCTGATCGAAGTGTTCTGGCCCAAGCAGCGGATTCTTGAGGTGTACCTGAACAGCGTCGAGTGGGATGACGGGGTGTTTGGCGCGGAAGCGGCGGCTCGGCATCACTTTGGCGTGAGCGCCAAGTCGCTGTCCCGGCAGCAGGCCAGTTATCTGGCGGCTGTATTGCCTAACCCACGGGTGTGGAGCGCGAGTCACCCGACGAATTACGTCGCACGTCGCGCCGGGTGGATTCGGCAGCAGATGAGCCAGTTGGGTGGCGACAGCTATCTGCTGGGGCTCAACGATTCACGCCGGGCGCCTTGGGCCCAGTGA